The following proteins are encoded in a genomic region of Dehalococcoidia bacterium:
- a CDS encoding ABC transporter substrate-binding protein yields MKKQGHPFSYHFRALTERAGRATRPTILRRFLWLLAALALIVASCAPASPPTATPTQAVAGAHPAPATPTAQPRRGGVLRASISSEPPTWDEHTSTGPSGVVGEFVGQSLLREDPRTRDLIPGLARRWEWKDARTLVLHLQQGVRFHNRPPVNGREFTAQDVVFSINRIRTPAPRFARQGQFELVDTVKAVDRYTVEVTLKEPFVPFLAYLSWERNAMMPPEILEKTDEIRDPEQAIGTGPFMVKEHVPSVGGTLERNPDFWMPGKPYLDGVSWVVIVDDAARLAAYRTARLDYGSESLGGVTYPEKLALERTNPQIGFIPVPLAYPVELVMDLTKPPFNDLRFRKAIDLATDRQETLKVAMDGGGHISGPLSWKLLPKWAITEAELLQRPGYRQPKHADIAEAQRLLAEMGIPRGYRLQAEAAREYSWLQLAPLEAAASQLQRIGIDLDIKMMDFAAYKDTEVRRQFAFRARGFLAFDEPDDQLRTRYHSAGTRNYGGIQDPELDALIDRQRGALDFAQRRELVLQAQRLILDRVYQVHIYTGEGWAVVQPWVKGLWPTPRNRYGLVEEGWLDRRTP; encoded by the coding sequence CGTGCGCTCACCGAGCGCGCCGGACGCGCAACGCGCCCGACCATTCTCCGGCGCTTCCTGTGGCTCCTGGCGGCGCTGGCCCTCATCGTGGCGTCCTGCGCGCCCGCATCTCCGCCCACAGCGACGCCCACGCAGGCGGTCGCCGGAGCGCATCCCGCGCCCGCGACGCCAACGGCCCAGCCCCGGCGCGGCGGCGTCCTGCGGGCATCCATCAGCTCGGAGCCGCCCACCTGGGATGAGCACACCTCCACCGGGCCGTCCGGCGTCGTGGGGGAGTTCGTTGGCCAGAGCCTGCTGCGGGAAGACCCCCGGACCCGTGACCTGATTCCCGGCCTGGCCAGACGCTGGGAGTGGAAGGACGCGCGGACGCTTGTGCTCCACTTGCAGCAGGGCGTCAGGTTCCACAACCGCCCGCCGGTGAACGGACGGGAGTTTACCGCGCAGGACGTTGTCTTCAGCATCAACCGCATCCGCACGCCCGCGCCCAGATTCGCCCGACAAGGCCAGTTCGAGTTGGTGGACACGGTCAAGGCGGTGGACAGGTACACCGTGGAGGTCACCCTCAAAGAACCCTTCGTTCCCTTTCTCGCGTACCTCTCATGGGAGCGCAACGCCATGATGCCCCCGGAGATACTCGAGAAGACGGATGAGATCAGGGACCCGGAGCAGGCCATCGGCACCGGCCCCTTCATGGTCAAGGAGCACGTCCCCTCGGTGGGCGGGACACTGGAGCGCAACCCTGACTTCTGGATGCCGGGCAAGCCGTACCTGGACGGCGTCTCCTGGGTGGTCATCGTGGACGACGCCGCGCGCCTGGCCGCGTACAGGACGGCGCGCCTTGACTACGGGTCGGAGAGCCTGGGCGGCGTCACCTATCCGGAGAAGCTGGCCCTGGAGCGGACAAACCCGCAAATAGGTTTTATTCCGGTGCCGCTGGCGTACCCGGTGGAGCTGGTGATGGACCTGACGAAGCCGCCCTTCAACGACCTGCGCTTCCGCAAGGCCATTGACCTGGCGACGGACCGCCAGGAGACGCTCAAGGTGGCGATGGACGGCGGCGGCCACATCAGCGGACCCCTGTCGTGGAAGCTTCTGCCGAAGTGGGCCATCACGGAGGCGGAGCTGTTGCAGCGGCCCGGCTATCGCCAGCCAAAGCACGCGGACATAGCGGAGGCGCAGCGGCTGCTGGCCGAGATGGGCATTCCCCGCGGCTACAGGCTGCAGGCCGAGGCCGCGCGGGAGTACTCGTGGCTGCAACTCGCGCCGCTGGAGGCAGCCGCGTCCCAGTTGCAGCGCATCGGCATTGACCTGGACATCAAGATGATGGACTTCGCCGCGTACAAGGACACGGAGGTGCGGCGGCAGTTTGCCTTCCGCGCCCGCGGGTTCCTGGCCTTCGACGAGCCGGACGACCAGCTCCGCACCCGCTACCACAGCGCGGGGACGCGCAACTACGGCGGCATTCAAGACCCGGAACTGGACGCGCTCATTGACAGGCAGCGCGGCGCCCTGGACTTCGCCCAGCGCAGGGAGCTTGTGCTGCAGGCCCAGCGGCTCATCCTGGACAGGGTGTACCAGGTGCACATCTACACCGGCGAGGGCTGGGCTGTGGTCCAGCCGTGGGTGAAAGGGCTGTGGCCTACCCCGCGCAACCGCTACGGACTGGTGGAGGAGGGCTGGCTGGACAGGCGGACTCCTTGA
- the nadC gene encoding carboxylating nicotinate-nucleotide diphosphorylase — protein MSESAPAGLPSLDLDRIVRAALREGMPWGDITTDALVPPDAPGAGRLTAKARGVLAGMPVAERVFHAVDASVAFRVLKPDGRRVAPGDCLATLSGPAASLLKAERVALNFLQRMSGVATLTAMYVEAVRGTRAHILDTRKTTPGLRLLERYAVRVGGGYNHRFCLSDGVLVKDNHLESLKRRGVGLKQALEQARRAAPHMTRVEVEAQSLAQVREALDAGADVIMLDNMPVPQMVEAVRMVSGEALLEASGGVNLKTVRAVAETGVDLISVGALTHSAPALDISLDLEQ, from the coding sequence ATGTCTGAATCAGCGCCCGCGGGACTGCCCTCCCTGGACCTTGACCGCATCGTCCGGGCGGCGCTCCGGGAGGGCATGCCCTGGGGCGATATCACCACCGACGCCCTGGTGCCGCCGGACGCCCCCGGCGCGGGCAGGCTTACGGCCAAGGCGCGGGGCGTGCTGGCCGGGATGCCGGTGGCGGAGCGCGTGTTCCACGCCGTGGACGCAAGCGTCGCGTTCCGCGTCCTGAAGCCCGACGGCAGACGCGTCGCGCCCGGCGACTGCCTCGCCACGCTCAGCGGCCCCGCCGCCAGCCTGTTGAAGGCGGAGCGCGTCGCCCTGAACTTCCTCCAGCGCATGAGCGGCGTCGCCACGCTGACGGCCATGTACGTGGAGGCGGTGCGCGGCACGCGGGCGCACATCCTGGACACGCGCAAGACCACGCCCGGCCTGCGCCTTCTGGAGCGGTACGCGGTGCGTGTGGGCGGCGGCTACAATCACCGCTTCTGCCTCAGCGACGGCGTCCTGGTCAAGGACAACCATCTGGAGTCGCTGAAGCGGCGCGGCGTCGGCCTCAAGCAGGCGCTGGAGCAGGCGCGCAGGGCGGCCCCCCACATGACGCGGGTGGAGGTGGAGGCGCAGTCGCTGGCGCAAGTGCGGGAGGCGCTGGACGCCGGCGCGGACGTCATCATGCTCGACAACATGCCTGTCCCTCAGATGGTAGAAGCGGTGCGCATGGTCAGCGGGGAGGCGCTGCTGGAGGCATCCGGCGGCGTCAACCTGAAGACGGTGCGGGCGGTGGCCGAGACGGGCGTGGACCTGATCTCCGTGGGGGCGCTGACCCACTCCGCGCCCGCCCTGGATATCAGCCTGGACCTGGAGCAGTAA
- the nadA gene encoding quinolinate synthase NadA, translated as MDLASEILKLKRQRNAVILAHNYQIGEIQDIADFVGDSLGLAQEAAKTPADLIVFCGVHFMAETASILCPDKRVLIPDLEAGCSLAATINADQLRAWKAEHPGAVVVSYVNTTAEVKAETDYCCTSTNAVKVVRAIPEDKEVLFLPDMFLGTFVQHETGRKNMHIWWGECHVHAAIRPEEIAKARDAHKGAEFLIHPECGCVSNCMYLASQSDPVAKGAHILSTGGMINFARKSPAKEFVIATETGILHRLRKESPKKAFFPVSEESVCKYMKMITLEKLHRSLRDDVYVVKVPPAIADRARVSIERMLAIG; from the coding sequence ATGGACCTGGCATCAGAGATACTGAAGCTCAAGCGGCAGCGCAACGCCGTCATCCTGGCCCATAACTACCAGATCGGCGAAATCCAGGACATCGCCGACTTCGTGGGAGACTCCCTGGGTCTGGCCCAGGAGGCCGCCAAGACTCCGGCGGACCTCATCGTGTTCTGCGGCGTGCACTTCATGGCCGAGACGGCCTCCATCCTGTGCCCCGACAAGCGGGTGCTCATCCCCGACCTGGAGGCCGGATGCTCCCTGGCCGCCACCATCAACGCCGACCAACTCCGCGCCTGGAAGGCCGAGCACCCCGGCGCCGTGGTCGTCTCCTACGTCAACACCACGGCGGAGGTCAAGGCGGAGACCGACTACTGCTGCACCTCGACGAACGCGGTGAAGGTGGTGCGGGCCATTCCGGAGGACAAAGAGGTCCTGTTCCTCCCCGACATGTTCTTGGGCACGTTCGTGCAGCACGAGACGGGCCGGAAGAACATGCACATCTGGTGGGGCGAGTGCCACGTGCACGCGGCCATCCGCCCGGAGGAGATCGCGAAGGCGCGCGACGCCCACAAGGGCGCCGAGTTCCTCATCCACCCCGAGTGTGGGTGCGTCAGCAACTGCATGTACCTGGCGAGCCAGAGCGACCCCGTGGCTAAAGGCGCACATATCCTTTCCACCGGCGGCATGATCAACTTCGCACGGAAGTCGCCGGCGAAGGAGTTTGTTATAGCCACGGAGACGGGCATCCTGCACCGCCTGCGCAAGGAAAGCCCGAAGAAGGCCTTCTTCCCGGTCAGCGAGGAGTCGGTCTGCAAGTACATGAAGATGATCACGCTGGAGAAGCTGCACCGCTCCCTCCGCGACGACGTGTACGTGGTGAAGGTGCCTCCGGCGATAGCGGATCGCGCCCGCGTGTCCATCGAGCGCATGCTGGCCATCGGCTAG